A single Carnobacterium alterfunditum DSM 5972 DNA region contains:
- the nagB gene encoding glucosamine-6-phosphate deaminase has translation MEIIIVKDNVEGGKKAFELIKEGMDQGAKVLGLATGSTPISLYHEMIKSDVDFSDMTALNLDEYVGLAPTDPQSYHHFMEEQLFSKKPFKETFVPDGMAKDAKQECERYDQIIKTHPIDIQVLGIGSNAHIGFNEPGTSFDLTTHKVELLSSTIEANKRFFDHAEDVPRLAYSMGIKSIMKSKKIILMAYGETKAEAIKKALEGPITQEVPASILQNHENVTMIVDEAAAKLIQR, from the coding sequence ATGGAAATAATTATTGTGAAGGATAACGTAGAAGGCGGAAAAAAAGCATTCGAATTGATTAAGGAAGGTATGGACCAAGGAGCAAAAGTATTAGGATTAGCTACAGGTAGTACACCTATTTCGTTGTATCATGAAATGATCAAAAGTGACGTAGATTTTTCAGATATGACGGCACTTAATTTAGATGAATATGTTGGACTTGCTCCTACAGATCCACAAAGCTACCATCATTTTATGGAAGAACAGCTGTTTTCTAAAAAGCCGTTCAAAGAAACTTTTGTGCCCGATGGAATGGCTAAAGATGCAAAACAAGAATGTGAACGCTATGATCAAATTATTAAAACACATCCAATTGATATTCAAGTTTTAGGTATTGGAAGCAACGCACATATTGGATTTAATGAGCCTGGAACTTCTTTTGATTTAACAACTCATAAAGTAGAGCTATTGTCATCCACCATTGAAGCGAATAAACGCTTTTTTGATCATGCTGAAGATGTTCCGCGCTTAGCTTATTCAATGGGTATAAAATCAATTATGAAATCTAAAAAAATTATCTTGATGGCTTACGGCGAAACAAAAGCAGAAGCAATAAAAAAGGCCCTTGAAGGACCGATAACCCAAGAAGTTCCCGCAAGTATCTTGCAAAATCATGAGAATGTGACTATGATTGTAGACGAAGCAGCGGCGAAATTAATTCAACGATAG
- a CDS encoding GntR family transcriptional regulator, whose translation MVKATPIYIQIHNQIRKMIEQEVWKIGERIPSERDLAIQFNVSRMTLRQAVQTLVDEGILERKVGSGTYVSNKKVREKMAGIQSFTDIMTSQGRKPTSKTISYHVKPASVSEAENLKLEPEEMVLRMERIRYADEVPICFEVATIPYHLVESLGKQEITKSLYKVLEAEQGITVKRAEQTISAMCASEKIAEYLSIKRGESILQLKQISYSKENLPFEYVRTQYVGERFEFYLEKDLH comes from the coding sequence ATGGTTAAGGCGACACCAATTTATATTCAAATTCATAATCAAATACGAAAAATGATAGAACAAGAAGTATGGAAGATAGGAGAGCGTATTCCTTCCGAAAGAGATTTAGCTATCCAATTTAATGTCAGCCGAATGACACTGAGACAAGCTGTACAAACTCTTGTAGATGAAGGAATATTAGAGCGGAAAGTGGGTTCTGGCACTTATGTATCCAATAAAAAAGTACGAGAAAAAATGGCGGGCATCCAAAGTTTTACAGATATTATGACTTCACAAGGAAGAAAACCCACAAGTAAAACGATTTCCTATCATGTCAAGCCTGCGAGTGTAAGTGAAGCGGAAAATTTAAAGCTTGAACCAGAAGAAATGGTTTTAAGGATGGAAAGGATTCGATACGCTGATGAGGTCCCAATTTGTTTTGAAGTGGCAACGATTCCGTATCATCTTGTTGAATCATTAGGAAAACAAGAAATTACCAAATCACTCTACAAAGTATTGGAAGCTGAACAAGGAATTACCGTTAAGCGAGCTGAACAAACCATTTCTGCTATGTGCGCTTCCGAGAAAATTGCTGAATATTTATCGATAAAACGTGGTGAGTCTATTCTCCAGTTAAAACAAATCAGCTATTCAAAAGAAAATTTGCCTTTTGAGTATGTTCGTACTCAATACGTAGGTGAACGATTTGAATTCTATTTAGAAAAAGATTTACACTAA
- a CDS encoding glycosyltransferase family 4 protein: MFEVLVFCLLTVIISFILTPLIKKVALKVNAIDKPGERRVNVKPMPTLGGLAIYLSFYFSLFFMQAVPFKQVLPLFIASTVIIVTGMIDDLIEITPKMKLLGITIGALIIYYVADIRMDLVTLPLIGEIELGIFSLPITLLWILAITNAVNLIDGLDGLATGVSIIALTTMGIIGFFFLTIDDVAVPIMIFTLVAAATGFLPYNFFPARIFLGDTGALFLGFMISVMSLQGLKNATLITVIVPVVILGIPITDTIAAILRRRLNRKPISSADKMHLHHRLMALGLTHRQTVLAIYSIAAMFSLIALMYPLSNVIGSIMLTIGLLLGLELFMELIGLVSEERRPLLSRLKRFANRLNRKR; the protein is encoded by the coding sequence ATGTTCGAAGTTTTAGTATTCTGTTTATTAACAGTCATCATCAGTTTTATACTAACACCACTAATAAAAAAAGTAGCATTAAAAGTAAATGCTATAGATAAACCTGGTGAAAGACGAGTGAATGTAAAGCCTATGCCAACATTAGGTGGACTGGCAATCTACTTGTCTTTTTATTTTTCATTATTTTTTATGCAAGCTGTACCTTTTAAACAAGTTTTGCCTCTATTTATTGCTTCGACCGTTATTATTGTTACTGGGATGATCGACGATTTAATCGAAATAACGCCAAAAATGAAATTGTTGGGTATCACTATAGGAGCCCTTATCATTTATTATGTCGCTGATATTCGTATGGATCTAGTTACATTGCCTTTAATTGGAGAGATAGAGTTAGGTATTTTTAGCTTGCCGATAACATTATTATGGATATTAGCTATTACAAATGCGGTTAATTTGATTGATGGATTAGATGGATTAGCAACGGGAGTTTCAATAATTGCTTTAACAACTATGGGTATTATTGGCTTTTTCTTTTTAACGATTGATGATGTTGCCGTTCCTATAATGATTTTTACATTAGTTGCTGCAGCCACCGGTTTTTTACCGTATAATTTTTTTCCAGCTCGCATTTTTTTAGGAGACACAGGGGCTTTATTTCTTGGATTTATGATTTCGGTCATGTCGCTTCAAGGGTTGAAAAATGCTACATTGATCACAGTCATCGTACCGGTCGTCATACTAGGCATACCGATCACTGATACGATTGCAGCAATATTACGACGACGTCTAAATCGCAAACCAATCTCTAGTGCGGATAAAATGCATTTGCACCACCGCCTAATGGCATTAGGTTTGACTCATAGACAGACAGTACTTGCTATTTATAGCATTGCGGCTATGTTTTCATTAATTGCATTGATGTATCCATTGTCTAACGTTATAGGTTCTATTATGCTGACCATTGGCTTGCTGCTTGGATTAGAGTTGTTCATGGAATTGATCGGTTTAGTGAGTGAAGAAAGAAGACCCTTATTATCAAGATTAAAACGATTTGCTAATAGGTTGAATAGAAAACGCTAA
- a CDS encoding LCP family protein, giving the protein MKKHSNTSRSASYTTKRKKRKNIIILSILIPILVIVLGLAVYAAILYATAQKTIDDSYHELGRNKEIEVDPIKETTSILIMGIDDTEDRNLGSSRTDSLIYLTIDPNSHEVNMVSIPRDTYTPIMYQEEYLGEDKINAAYSAGEEQATIETVEELLNVPIHYYVTFNFDAFLKIIDALGGIEMDVPITFSEQNSDGKMDQITLEKGYQTLNGEEALALARTRKIDNDVMRGERQQLLIQAIVEKALSVGSITKYTNVIEAVGSNMRTDLTFNEMLGIAQTGLEGPYKFNSYTFEWTDFTLYGASMVELYPDSVDFVSHRFRVALGLDSLDERDAEDYEFETNGITNYAY; this is encoded by the coding sequence GTGAAGAAACATTCTAATACTAGTAGAAGTGCATCATATACCACCAAAAGAAAAAAACGGAAAAATATTATTATCCTAAGTATATTGATTCCAATTTTGGTCATCGTTTTAGGATTAGCTGTTTATGCAGCTATACTTTACGCAACTGCTCAAAAAACGATTGACGATTCTTATCATGAACTAGGACGCAACAAAGAGATTGAAGTAGATCCAATTAAAGAAACAACCTCTATCTTGATCATGGGCATTGATGATACCGAAGATAGAAACCTTGGCAGTTCAAGAACAGATTCACTTATCTACCTTACTATCGACCCTAATAGCCATGAAGTCAATATGGTCAGTATTCCTAGAGACACGTATACTCCAATCATGTACCAAGAGGAATACTTAGGAGAAGATAAAATCAATGCCGCTTATAGTGCAGGAGAAGAGCAAGCAACGATCGAGACTGTTGAAGAATTACTCAATGTTCCTATTCATTACTATGTAACATTTAATTTTGATGCCTTTTTGAAAATCATAGATGCTTTAGGCGGGATAGAAATGGATGTTCCAATAACTTTTTCAGAACAAAACTCTGACGGCAAGATGGATCAAATCACTTTAGAAAAAGGCTATCAGACTCTAAATGGTGAAGAAGCTTTGGCCTTAGCTCGTACAAGAAAAATTGACAATGATGTTATGCGTGGCGAAAGACAACAACTGCTGATCCAAGCCATCGTGGAAAAAGCCCTTAGCGTCGGTTCAATCACTAAATACACGAACGTCATTGAAGCCGTTGGGTCAAACATGCGTACTGATTTAACGTTTAATGAAATGCTGGGAATTGCTCAAACTGGACTAGAGGGTCCTTATAAATTCAACTCTTATACTTTTGAGTGGACAGATTTCACACTATACGGAGCAAGTATGGTTGAACTTTATCCCGATAGCGTCGATTTTGTCAGCCACCGTTTCAGAGTAGCACTAGGATTAGATTCTTTAGATGAACGAGATGCTGAAGACTATGAATTTGAAACAAACGGCATAACAAATTACGCTTACTAG
- a CDS encoding DegV family protein: MRIAVVTDSTAYLTDEQCELYSIYRLPLSVIMGTDAIEETSITNTDFFERVKKMDSLPTSSQPAIGQAIALFNELSKKYDAVISVHLSSELSGTYNSIASLDTMYENFKIYPYDSGISCSAQGYFVLEAARMAKEGAAVGDILQKFEKMQITLQSYFVVSDLHHLVRGGRLSNGSAIIGSLLKVKPILYFENKKITVFEKIRTKKRALKRIEQLLGEDVAKGYPIVATIIHANAEAEALEWIGKLKQQYPAIRYEISCFGPVIGTHLGEGALGITWVEDQTKA; this comes from the coding sequence TTGAGAATTGCCGTGGTAACAGATAGTACCGCTTATCTAACGGATGAACAATGTGAACTGTATTCTATTTACCGATTGCCATTATCGGTTATTATGGGCACTGATGCTATAGAAGAAACAAGTATAACTAATACTGATTTTTTTGAGAGAGTCAAAAAAATGGATTCTTTGCCAACAAGTTCTCAACCAGCTATTGGCCAAGCGATTGCTTTATTCAATGAACTTTCAAAAAAATATGATGCTGTTATAAGCGTTCATCTGTCAAGTGAACTTAGCGGCACCTACAATTCAATAGCAAGCTTAGATACTATGTATGAAAATTTTAAAATTTATCCTTATGATTCAGGGATCAGTTGCTCAGCACAAGGCTACTTTGTTCTAGAAGCAGCAAGAATGGCAAAAGAAGGAGCTGCCGTTGGAGACATACTTCAAAAATTTGAAAAAATGCAAATAACGTTGCAATCGTATTTTGTAGTAAGTGATTTGCATCATTTGGTTCGCGGAGGGCGACTTTCAAATGGATCAGCAATTATTGGTTCTTTATTAAAAGTGAAACCTATTCTGTATTTTGAAAACAAAAAAATTACTGTCTTTGAAAAGATAAGAACCAAGAAAAGAGCTCTCAAGAGGATTGAACAGTTATTAGGAGAAGACGTTGCAAAAGGATATCCGATCGTTGCGACAATTATTCATGCTAATGCTGAAGCAGAAGCTTTAGAATGGATAGGGAAATTGAAACAACAATATCCAGCTATACGTTATGAAATCAGTTGTTTTGGCCCCGTCATTGGTACACATCTAGGTGAAGGTGCTTTAGGAATAACATGGGTAGAAGATCAGACAAAGGCTTAA
- a CDS encoding YigZ family protein has protein sequence MLNHYYTIEKDGQFELEIKKSRFICHLKRVTSEIEAQNFIQSIKKEHHKANHNCVAYLIGEHDEIQRAYDDGEPSGTAGVPMLEVLKKRQLKNVVVVVTRYFGGIKLGAGGLIRAYGKAVSQGLNNSGIVERRLHTQIVVVTAYPVSGKLENALREAGYMIKDILYSDVVAFVCLVDQEQLNQFQTEIIEWLNGQVSFKIGKDVYCDKKITS, from the coding sequence ATGTTAAATCACTACTATACAATTGAAAAAGATGGCCAATTTGAATTAGAAATTAAAAAATCTCGTTTTATTTGCCATTTAAAACGTGTAACGAGTGAAATAGAAGCTCAAAACTTTATTCAATCTATTAAAAAAGAGCACCACAAAGCCAATCATAATTGTGTAGCTTACTTGATTGGCGAACATGATGAGATCCAACGTGCTTACGATGATGGAGAACCTTCTGGTACGGCTGGTGTTCCTATGTTGGAGGTTTTGAAAAAAAGACAATTAAAAAATGTTGTTGTGGTGGTCACACGTTATTTTGGAGGTATAAAACTTGGAGCAGGTGGATTGATACGTGCTTACGGAAAAGCTGTCAGCCAAGGATTGAATAATAGCGGAATTGTTGAGAGAAGATTGCACACTCAGATCGTCGTTGTCACTGCATACCCGGTCTCAGGAAAATTAGAAAATGCTCTTCGTGAAGCAGGCTACATGATCAAGGATATTCTTTATTCAGATGTTGTCGCATTCGTATGTCTAGTTGATCAAGAGCAACTGAACCAATTTCAAACAGAAATTATTGAGTGGCTTAATGGACAAGTAAGTTTTAAAATAGGGAAAGACGTTTATTGTGACAAAAAAATCACAAGCTGA
- the nagA gene encoding N-acetylglucosamine-6-phosphate deacetylase: protein MVNVLKNVTVYTGEEKIEDAFIRFSEEILTVGKMSDYKKEPTDQEQDAAGKIVLPGFIDVHSHGGYSYDNMDSSAAEINQMLQEMYKEGITSYFATTMTQSYEAIDKALIAINEAATKNPVIQGIHLEGPFVSKEFKGAQPEEFIRIPDAKQMEKWNKLSGNRIRLVTYASETSDASEFEDYCVKHNIILSIGHSNATRAQLMDSKASHITHLYNAQRGLHHREPGVTGHAFLEDAIYTEMIVDGYHIHPDMVNLAYKIKGPDRIEVITDSMRAKGLPDGESELGGQKVLVKNNQARLEDGTLAGSVLTFNDAFKNIMAFTGCSIEDAVKMTSVNQAREFGLNKKGNLKVGKDADMIVMNSEFDVEHTFSFGKMVY from the coding sequence ATGGTTAATGTATTGAAAAATGTAACTGTATATACAGGAGAAGAAAAAATTGAAGATGCTTTTATTCGTTTTTCTGAAGAAATTTTAACGGTAGGAAAAATGAGTGATTATAAAAAAGAACCAACTGATCAAGAACAAGATGCTGCTGGAAAAATAGTTTTGCCTGGTTTTATTGATGTTCACAGTCATGGCGGGTATAGCTACGACAACATGGATAGCAGTGCGGCTGAAATCAATCAGATGCTCCAAGAAATGTATAAAGAAGGCATTACTTCTTACTTTGCGACAACAATGACACAGTCTTATGAAGCCATTGATAAAGCACTTATCGCCATCAATGAAGCAGCAACTAAAAATCCGGTGATTCAAGGGATCCATTTAGAAGGCCCTTTTGTGTCAAAAGAGTTTAAAGGGGCTCAACCAGAAGAATTTATTCGCATACCGGATGCAAAACAAATGGAAAAATGGAATAAGTTAAGTGGAAATCGTATTCGTTTAGTCACTTATGCTTCTGAAACAAGTGATGCATCAGAATTTGAAGATTATTGTGTGAAACATAATATTATCCTTTCAATCGGTCACAGCAACGCAACTAGAGCGCAGCTGATGGACTCTAAAGCTTCTCATATTACACATTTGTATAATGCACAAAGAGGGTTGCATCACCGTGAGCCAGGAGTAACGGGGCATGCCTTTCTAGAAGACGCTATTTATACAGAAATGATTGTTGACGGCTATCATATTCATCCTGATATGGTCAACTTAGCGTATAAAATTAAAGGCCCAGACCGAATTGAAGTCATTACTGATTCGATGCGTGCAAAAGGATTGCCTGATGGCGAGAGCGAATTAGGTGGTCAAAAAGTCCTAGTAAAGAATAATCAGGCCAGATTAGAAGATGGAACATTAGCAGGAAGTGTATTGACGTTTAATGACGCATTTAAAAATATTATGGCTTTTACAGGTTGCTCCATTGAGGATGCTGTAAAAATGACTTCTGTCAATCAGGCAAGAGAATTCGGTTTGAATAAAAAAGGCAATCTCAAAGTGGGTAAAGATGCCGATATGATAGTGATGAATAGTGAATTTGATGTAGAGCATACATTTAGTTTTGGAAAAATGGTTTATTAA